In the genome of Nocardioides marmoribigeumensis, one region contains:
- a CDS encoding ABC-F family ATP-binding cassette domain-containing protein, producing the protein MLLDGVSLGVGERQRIGVVGRNGDGKSTLLDILAGVTEPQEGRVSRSRSLRLGHLVQGDPLVPHETVRDVVLQGRLEHEWAADSTTREVVEVLLAGIDLDRLVDGLSGGERRRCSLARLLLEDHDLVLLDEPTNHLDVEAVDWLARHLVARELALVVVTHDRWFLDAVCDQTWEVHDGTVDVYDGGYAAFVLAKAERQRQAAASESRRLNLVRKELAWLRRGAPARTSKPKFRIDAANELIEDVPPPRDRLELQKFATQRLGKDVVELEDADLVRGDRTLLEHVTWRLGPGDRVGLVGVNGAGKTSVLRLLAGELEPTQGRVRTGRTVALAHLTQQVTLPDAASDVRVLDSVERIKRVTRTRDGEVTASSMLERFGFTGERLTTRVSDLSGGERRRLQLLRLLLGEPNVLLLDEPTNDLDIETLNVLEDFLDGWPGTLVVVSHDRYFLERVCDTVHGLYGDGTLRLLPRGVEEYLEHRRAALAAEPAAAPGGPAAAPVTDAAAQREARKTMARLERQIDKLQADETRLHDALAAHASDFERLADLDRELREVVARREALEEEWLEAADGS; encoded by the coding sequence ATGCTCCTCGACGGGGTGAGCCTCGGGGTGGGGGAGCGCCAGCGCATCGGCGTCGTCGGCCGCAACGGCGACGGCAAGAGCACGCTGCTCGACATCCTCGCCGGGGTCACCGAACCCCAGGAGGGGCGCGTCTCGAGGTCGCGCAGCCTGCGGCTCGGGCACCTGGTCCAGGGCGACCCGTTGGTGCCCCACGAGACCGTCCGCGACGTGGTCCTCCAGGGCCGGCTCGAGCACGAGTGGGCCGCCGACAGCACCACCCGCGAGGTCGTCGAGGTGCTGCTCGCCGGCATCGACCTCGACCGCCTGGTCGACGGCCTCTCCGGTGGCGAGCGACGGCGCTGCTCGCTGGCGCGGCTGCTGCTGGAGGACCACGACCTGGTGCTCCTCGACGAGCCGACCAACCACCTCGACGTCGAGGCGGTCGACTGGCTGGCCCGCCACCTGGTCGCTCGTGAGCTGGCGCTGGTCGTGGTCACCCACGACCGGTGGTTCCTCGACGCGGTCTGCGACCAGACCTGGGAGGTCCACGACGGCACGGTCGACGTCTACGACGGTGGCTACGCCGCGTTCGTCCTGGCCAAGGCCGAGCGGCAGCGCCAGGCCGCGGCCTCCGAGTCGCGCCGGCTCAACCTGGTCCGCAAGGAGCTGGCCTGGCTGCGCCGCGGCGCGCCCGCCCGCACCTCCAAGCCCAAGTTCCGCATCGACGCCGCCAACGAGCTGATCGAGGACGTCCCGCCCCCGCGCGACCGCCTCGAGCTGCAGAAGTTCGCCACGCAGCGGCTCGGCAAGGACGTCGTCGAGCTCGAGGACGCCGACCTCGTCCGGGGTGACCGGACGCTGCTCGAGCACGTCACCTGGCGCCTCGGCCCCGGTGACCGCGTCGGTCTCGTCGGGGTCAACGGCGCGGGCAAGACCTCCGTCCTGCGCCTGCTGGCCGGCGAGCTCGAGCCGACCCAGGGCCGCGTGCGCACCGGGCGGACGGTCGCGCTGGCCCACCTGACCCAGCAGGTGACCCTGCCCGACGCCGCCTCCGACGTGCGCGTCCTGGACTCCGTCGAGCGGATCAAGCGGGTGACCCGCACCCGCGACGGGGAGGTCACCGCGAGCTCGATGCTCGAGCGCTTCGGGTTCACCGGCGAGCGGCTCACCACCCGCGTCTCCGACCTCTCCGGCGGGGAGCGCCGGCGCCTCCAGCTCCTCCGGCTGCTCCTCGGTGAGCCCAACGTGCTGCTGCTCGACGAGCCGACCAACGACCTCGACATCGAGACCCTCAACGTCCTCGAGGACTTCCTCGACGGCTGGCCCGGCACCCTCGTCGTGGTCAGCCACGACCGCTACTTCCTCGAGCGCGTGTGCGACACCGTCCACGGCCTCTACGGCGACGGCACGCTGCGGCTGCTGCCGCGCGGGGTCGAGGAGTACCTCGAGCACCGCCGTGCCGCCCTGGCCGCCGAGCCCGCGGCCGCGCCCGGCGGCCCTGCCGCCGCACCCGTGACGGATGCGGCGGCCCAGCGCGAGGCCCGCAAGACGATGGCGCGGCTGGAGCGCCAGATCGACAAGCTCCAGGCCGACGAGACACGGCTGCACGACGCCCTGGCCGCCCACGCCTCCGACTTCGAGCGCCTGGCCGACCTCGACCGCGAGCTGCGCGAGGTCGTCGCCCGCCGCGAGGCCCTCGAGGAGGAGTGGCTCGAAGCCGCGGACGGGAGCTAG
- a CDS encoding MarR family winged helix-turn-helix transcriptional regulator, translating into MPQPSASDRPADQVDRLVEAWGRERPDLDLSPMEVLSRVTRVSHHLDQLRRGTFAAHDLEPWEFDVLAALRRAGAPYELSPGRLIRETLVTSGTMTNRVDRLVGRGLVTRLPDPEDRRGVLVRLTDAGREAVDGALAGLLDREQGLLSALGVGDRRRLASLLRQLSVAVES; encoded by the coding sequence ATGCCCCAGCCCTCCGCCTCCGACCGGCCCGCGGACCAGGTCGACCGGCTGGTCGAGGCGTGGGGCCGGGAGCGTCCCGACCTGGACCTCTCGCCGATGGAGGTGCTCAGCCGGGTCACCCGGGTCAGCCACCACCTCGACCAGCTGCGACGCGGCACGTTCGCCGCGCACGACCTCGAGCCGTGGGAGTTCGACGTGCTCGCGGCACTCAGGCGGGCCGGGGCGCCGTACGAGCTGTCACCGGGGCGGCTGATCCGCGAGACGCTCGTGACCAGCGGCACGATGACCAACCGGGTCGACCGCCTCGTCGGACGCGGCCTGGTCACCCGCCTGCCCGACCCCGAGGACCGGCGCGGCGTCCTGGTCCGGCTGACCGACGCCGGCCGTGAGGCCGTCGACGGCGCCCTGGCCGGGCTCCTCGACCGCGAGCAGGGCCTGCTGTCCGCCCTCGGCGTCGGCGACCGACGGCGGCTCGCGAGCCTCCTGCGCCAGCTGTCCGTCGCGGTGGAGAGCTGA